From the Sulfitobacter sp. BSw21498 genome, the window TCCGGCATGGTCGCAGAGGTCGCCGATGCGATGATAGAACTGGCCGGACTTGCCCCGAAAGGATATCTGTCTGGCACCGAAACCACGGTGCAGGACGTTCTGGGCCGCCCTGCCCGCCGGTTCGCGGGTTTCATCACCGAGAACGCAGCCGCGTTTGGCCGGTGAATTCATCAATCAGGCGGATCAGAAGGTCTGCACCAGCCTGACCCCTTCGTCGATGGCGCGCAGCGCATCCAGCTCGGAGGCCTCTTTCGCGCCGCCAATCATGGTGGCAACAACGCCCTGATCCGTCAGCGCCTGATATAGCGCGCGCACCGGCTCCTGCCCGGTGCACAGAACAATCGTGTCGGCCTCGACGCTCATTGGCGCGCCATCCAGCGTGATGTGTAGTCCGGTATCGTCAATCCGGTCATAGCTGACACCGGTCAGCATCTTGACCCCGCGTTTGCGTAAGGCGTTGCGCAATATCCACCCCGTGGACACGCCCAAAGCCTTGCCCGGTTTACTGGGTTTGCGTTGCAGCACGGTCACTGCACGTGTGCCAGGAACCGGAGCCAGCGGATCGCCACTCAGCGCCCCGGGCCGGGTGAATTTTCCATCCACGCCCCAAACACTAAAGAACACGGCGCTTTGTTCTGTTTCGGCCGGTGCCGTGACCAAGAACTCTGCCACGTCAAAGCCGATACCGCCTGCACCCATCACCGCAACCCGCGCACCCGCGCGGCGTTCGCCTGACAGGATCTGCGCATAAGTCGCCACCTTGGGATGGTCGATACCCGGCACATCCGGAAATCGCGGCGTCACACCAGTGGCGATCACCACATGGTCAAAGCCGCCCAGATCCGTGGCTGAAGCAGCTGTGCCCAGTTTCACGACCACACCGTGTTTGTGCAATTGCGCCCGGAAATAGCGCAGCGTTTCGTCAAATTCGTCTTTGCCGGGGGCGGCGCGTGCCAGATTCAGTTGCCCACCCAATGTGTCGGCGGCCTCAAATAGGGTTACGTCGTGACCCAACCGTCCGGCCTCGGCCGCGCTGGCCAAGCCAGCCGCTCCGCCCCCGACCACGGCGATCTTTTTGGGCACGGTCGCCACATTGTCGTGGAATTCAGTTTCGCGCCCGGCGCGCGGGTTCACCAGACATCCTGCCACACGTTCCGAAAATATATAGTCAAGACAGGCCTGATTACAGGCGATGCAGGTGTTGATCTCATCCGTGCGCCCTTGTCGAGTCTTGCGGACGAAATGCGGGTCGGCGAGCATAGGGCGCGCCATCGAAATCAGATCCGCATCGCCGCTGGCGATAATGTCCTCGGCCAGTTCAGGCGTGTTGATCCGGTTCGAAGCCACGACGGGGATCGACACCGCGCGCTTCACATTCGCAGCTGCCTGACGCCACGCTCCGCGGGGCACAGGATATGCGATGGTCGGCACGCGCGCCTCATGCCAGCCGATACCGGTGTTCAGCATATCGGCGCCTGCAGCCTCGACTTTCTGGGCCAGCAACGCGATTTCTTCGGCAGGGGCACCGTTTTCAATAAGATCCGCAGCAGAAATCCGGTAGATAATCATGAAATCCGGGCCGCAGTGATCGCGCACGGCGCGCACGACCTCTACCGGCAAGCGATGGCGGTTTTCGACACTGCCACCCCAGTCATCGGTGCGCTTGTTGGTATGGGGCACCGTAAATTCGTTCAGCAGATAGCCTTCGGATCCCATCACCTCGACCCCGTCGAAACCGGCGGCCTGCGCATTGGCAGCGGCGGTGACAAAATTATTGATCGTGCGAACGATGTCTTCATGGGTAAGTTCACGGGGAACAAATTTATTGATCGGGGAGCGGATCGGCGACGGTGCGACGCAGTTTTCGACCTTGGCGTACCGCCCCGCATGCAGAAGTTGGGCGCAGATCAGTGCGCCCTCTGTGTGGACCGCATCACAGATGGGCCGCAGCGTGGCAGTTTCGACGGCATCGTCCATACGGGGACCGCCTGGCTCCAGCAACCCCTCGCTATTTGGGGAGAACCCTCCAGTGATAACCAGCGCAACCTCGCCACGCGCGCGTTCGGCGTAAAACGCGGCCTGCCTGGTAATTGGATCGGGCCCGGATTCAAGCCGCGTGTGCATCGAGCCCATGATAACGCGGTTGCGCAATTCAAATGCCCCAACGCGAAGCGGCGACAGCAAATTATCGAATGCGCTCGTTCTCTTTTGGTTCTGATTCATGGAGATCTCCCTTTACGGCTTGCCTCACTTTCTAACATTTGTTAGGTTTTATGAAAAGATAGAATCCGACACTCTGGGAGGAAATTTAGGAATGCAGTTTCAGCCAACAGAAGATCAAAAAACCTTTCGCGATCTCGCCGCACGGTTTGCGCGTGATAAATTGGCCCCTGGCTATCAGAAACGGGCCTCGGGCCATACGTTTGATCGGGAACTGATCCGTGAAATGGGCGCGCTTGGC encodes:
- a CDS encoding NADPH-dependent 2,4-dienoyl-CoA reductase codes for the protein MNQNQKRTSAFDNLLSPLRVGAFELRNRVIMGSMHTRLESGPDPITRQAAFYAERARGEVALVITGGFSPNSEGLLEPGGPRMDDAVETATLRPICDAVHTEGALICAQLLHAGRYAKVENCVAPSPIRSPINKFVPRELTHEDIVRTINNFVTAAANAQAAGFDGVEVMGSEGYLLNEFTVPHTNKRTDDWGGSVENRHRLPVEVVRAVRDHCGPDFMIIYRISAADLIENGAPAEEIALLAQKVEAAGADMLNTGIGWHEARVPTIAYPVPRGAWRQAAANVKRAVSIPVVASNRINTPELAEDIIASGDADLISMARPMLADPHFVRKTRQGRTDEINTCIACNQACLDYIFSERVAGCLVNPRAGRETEFHDNVATVPKKIAVVGGGAAGLASAAEAGRLGHDVTLFEAADTLGGQLNLARAAPGKDEFDETLRYFRAQLHKHGVVVKLGTAASATDLGGFDHVVIATGVTPRFPDVPGIDHPKVATYAQILSGERRAGARVAVMGAGGIGFDVAEFLVTAPAETEQSAVFFSVWGVDGKFTRPGALSGDPLAPVPGTRAVTVLQRKPSKPGKALGVSTGWILRNALRKRGVKMLTGVSYDRIDDTGLHITLDGAPMSVEADTIVLCTGQEPVRALYQALTDQGVVATMIGGAKEASELDALRAIDEGVRLVQTF